A stretch of DNA from Sugiyamaella lignohabitans strain CBS 10342 chromosome B, complete sequence:
TTGCTAATATATATGAATGATAGTCTCGCCTTTAACGCCATTTGTTCAAGCAACCAGTTCAATCAGTAGTATTCATATATTTTAGCCTTTGCATGGTGTGTACAGATTGAAAAAACTAAGCCGCTGCATCCAGCCATTGACGTTATCGGAACTGCACATACAAGCGCACTGGCGTTAGTAAGTTTAGTCCCTCCTGCCGCTTTATACCGACTTGCTTAAATTGACATCATTCTCattattttgaaataaAGTCTGTCTACAGGACTAATAAGACGCAGCGGTATagttgatttctttttaaaCTTTTGGTGGTTTTTCCAGTATATTTCATTGTGGTTATAATCAGACCTTATTGAGTCTTGAATAGTCAACCTTGGAGAATCTCGGCACTTGGTTTTGAGACTTGCGTTTCATCCGACTGCCGACAAGAGCATATTTTCTCGTTCCTAATAAGTTTGTACTAAAATCACGAACTTACAAAAATGTCGTCGACAGCGGTTCCCAAAACACAGCTAGCTCATAGAAGAAAGCCTTCGACACCCCCTCCTGTCGACTCGGATAACCTTGAAGAGATAATTCTACACAAACTAGACTCATTTTTATATAAGCTCGAAACAAAGCTAGATCGCTTTGAAGCGTTTGGCTTACAGAAGCTCAGTCAAGTAGACGAGAGTGTCCAACACGCTTATGATGTACTAGTTAAAGTGAGAAAAGGTGTCATAGGTGAAGGGTGGAGAAAAGCCGAGGCTTTAGTCAAGATTATTGAAGATAACTATGAAGCTATGGCAGGCCAAGCTATCAgcgatgaagacgatgatcaagaaaataaagataAGACTTTGAGACCGAAAAAGCAGAAGGTTAACTCGAAGACTACTAAGGAATCTGCTGATGAAAATGCATCCAACGGAGGGCTTGGTGTGCCATCTATAGCGGCTGTtacttctacttctacttATAACAGAGTCTCGGAGGTACTAGGACACTTGGAGACCAAACTCCAGGATGTCGAGGAAAAGTATTCTTATCTTCTCGATAGTCACACCCTTTCGACTGCCGTTGCTACGGCCCTCCATGCTGCCAAGTCTAGGCTCCTCACATATGATGAACTTCCTGTTGAATGGCGCGAAAACCCATATATCATCCGAGGATACCGGTTCTATAAGGGGTACATGGACTGTATCTACAGTCTTGTCAAAGTCCATAACGAGACATGCAATATCTGGACCCATGTTATTGGATTTTTTGTGATGCTGTCTCTGGCTTTTTTTCATCTACCCCATACATTATCTTGGAAAGACTCGTCAGTTTACGACAAGCTTACAATGATTGTATTCTTAGTGGCTGCTATGAAGTGTTTGGTTTGTTCGGCTGTGTGGCATACATTTAACGGAATCGCACATCTGCCAGCTAAAAATAAGTTTGCCTGTGTTGATTATACCGGAATCACTGTTTTAATTGCTGCTTCTATTCTCACCACTGAATACACTGCACTTTATTGCAAACCTTTTGCTAGAAACGTTTACATGGCGGTGACAGCTCTATCTGGTCTGGGGGGAGCTGCTTTTACATGGGATCCGAAATTTGATAGCCCCGAAGCACGTGGACAAAgaatcattttctttgtaGGATTCGCTGTTGCTGGCTTACTAGGGTTTCTACATGCGTCGGTATATCATGGTCTCTTGTCGACGTTCTTTTTCTATCTACCGGTATTCAAAAGCTTGTTCTGTTACTGCCTGGGAGTAGTAGTGTATGCCTTTCTAATTCCTGAAAGATGGTTCCCCGGTACCATatttgacttttttggAATGTCGCACAATCTGTGGCACATTTGCGTTTTCGGTGGTATTTATTATCACTATGTAGCCACTGTAAACCTTCTTGAGGGCGCCCATGCCTTTAGCTGTTCAGCTCACTAAATATTTTGCATCATATATAATACCATACAACTTCAATAAACAATTGCATTTAAATTCAAAACAAGCACTTAACATGAGATTATATAATTCTTTATTTACGTTGTTGCTCAACTAGTAGCACTAACTCGTCCTTCACAGTATCCTCAGATGGAAACAAATATCTCTGAACAAAGTTAGTACAAGAATGTGGCCGGTCGCCTTGCCATTAGGCTCGATCTTTTGGCCTAATACTCAAAAGCCGTATATAAGGCCATCCCGATCCTGGATATCTTAACTTACCTTTGAAAGCCAGGATCTAAGCTCGTCGATTGTCCATTGAGCAGGTTCACCGGCTGGCTCTGAGGTGTCAATAGTCTCATCTTTAAGAGCCACCTTGGATTTACGCTTCCCTGTTGGAATGCTGGGACTcgtggtagtggtggtggcaaGTACGATTCCAGTGGCGACGACCACAAGGGCACTGAAGCCAATAATCAAGGATTTGGAATGTGACGAGATAGTCTTATCAATTAAAGTTGGCATTTCGATTTTCAGAGACCTTTCTTAATAGAAATTTACTTTGTTAAAAGATAATTAGGTCTGTCGACCGATACCAATTTCCTGTATCAGTCACAGGCATGTTCTTCGACCTCATGCACGATTTAAGCGGCTCATCACGAGAAATCACATACCTAGTATTAATACCGAGAGATATAATCTTCAATTGCTATGAGTAAAAATAATTGCACGAATGTCTTCAGTAACATATAAAGAAACGATCCAAGCAGCCGGTCATGAAGGTGCCATGGAGTCTGCCGATGGGGTGCTGTTCCTTAAACCGACCTGTCAACAGGAGTTAGACTTCTATACGTCGATTGCTACGAAGGAGGAGTGGTTGAATATAACATGTAAATTTATGGGGACTCTCACTGAGCAAACAATCAGAGAAGAGTATGAAGGCGAGTTTTCagaaacaaattcaaacttTGGCAATACCAGCAATTTGAAGCAACTTAAAACCGATGACAGTCTGCGGACCTTACAGTCGATAGTTGAAGAGGCCGAGAAAGCACAGGACATCacaaaaattcaaaattatATGACAAGCTCTAAAAGCTCAACATTAGTATTGGAGAATGCTCTTCATGGATTTACACAACCATGTATATTGGATGCAAAATTGGGGTCACAATTGTGGGACAGTGAAGCGTCTACAGAAAAGAGGGAGAGGTTGGATCAGGTGTCGAGGACAACAACAAGTGGTTCCCTAGGGGTCCGGATAGCAGGAATGTCTCTCTATAATCCATTGTCTAAAGAACGTATATCTTATGGCAAGCAATATGGCCGGAGTATGAGACAGGACGAAGTAATTGCGGGGTTCAgcgaatatttttttgacagGGAACGGTTTCTCAATACACATATTAGTGGTGAGAGTACCCGACCCAATGATAATGGACCATTCCAGTCAATTatagatgaagaaaaaaaaagggtACTTTGCCATCATATATTGGACGAGCTGCAGTATATCTTCGAAGTGGTGTCGACGTCTGACGTGCGTATGATATCGGCTAGCGTGCTGATCATATATGAAGGCGATGAGGATGCGTTCGAGCAGAAGCTCGCCCTGGGAAATTCCatggctgaagaagctgaagaatACAAAAGGTCTGTAACGGAAGGTGATGAGTCGGACGAGGAAGACCTAGATCACCCGGTTCTATTTCGAGTAAAACTTATCGATTTTGCACATTCTAGATTTACTCCAGATTCTGGCCCAGATGCAAATTCCctgcagggtctggagTCCCTGATACGGATATTCTCCGAATTAGAGAAGAAATACACAGAAGAGGATTAGAATACCATCCCTGCGCCAATATTCAGCTAGCTATTAATATCGTATCGGGCACTGATTAAgctatttttttgtactCATATCCATAGGGATAGCTATGATTTAAAGCTGGCAGTACTGACCCTGCATACGCATACGCAGGGTCAATCTACTTTATCATACATATCACGTGAGTTATCATTTATTGCCTAAATAGGAAGTGAAGTCACAGTTTCACCGTCAAACTTCAAACAATTGCACTCAAGCGTGGAAGCATATACTCCCGCACATAGTGAATATCATTGTGAACCTTGTATTTGCCTACCACAAGTAATCAAGAATAATCAAAAAATGCCTGTAAGTACTCTTGATATATTGGACTGATAATTCAGCAGTACGATTCGAATTAAAGCTGTCTTATTGCAGTCGAAGTTTTAATGCCTGGTCACTGTTTTATGCGGTTGATTCTGATTTCTTTACACAGTTCACTAACCCATGTAACAGAAGGAACTCAAAGACATCAAGCTCTTCCTCGAGCTCGCTCGTAGAAAGGACGTTAGATCTGCCACCATCAAGAAGAACGCTGCTCAAACCAAGTTCAAGATTAGAGGATCCAGATACCTTTACACCTTAGTCGTCAAGGACCAAGAGAAGGCTCAAAAGCTCATCCACTCTCTCCCCCCTGGACTCAAGACCACTgagatcaagaacaagcAACCTAAGAAGGCCACCAACTAAGTTTAATGACGGCTTGCAATGATTTATATTCTATTATCTTTTCTTATTCATGTTCAGTAATGGTGGATTATCTGAGTTAGGAAGAGCTCCCAACTTGGGTTCTGTCtagcaaaaaaaactcAAAAATTGGTTACAGAGTAACTAAATGTGTATATAATGTATTAGATATATACGGCACTATCTAAGTTCTGTTGAGACCTCAGGTCAGGCGCTGCCTGGTTAGTCGAGTTGACGTGGTTGGACACAGGCTCAAATGCTTAGTGTTGGCAATGTCACATGCCTGTTGAGTACTATTTCACATGCTGTAGTAGTTTTCATGTGCGATCTAGAAGATGCTATCAAGTTAACAACAACGCGCCTCCCGGGCTTGAAGCATGTGTCGGGATAGCCTTGCTAGCCCATCGATGccatcagcagcactaCTTCAAGCATTGACAGCTTTCAACGAAGCGGTGTTTATCCGGCCGAGGATGTGGGGTAAACCCCATATTTTGTAGGGATGCCCACATAATTCGGCCTATAGTTACTCCACTAAACTCCGAACAAACATCTTATAAGAAGTCTAATTCTTGTCAGAAGAACAACTCCATTGACTCTTCATCCATCTCTTAGAATTAAAATGTCGGATTCAGAAAAATCAAGGATCATTGAGCATATGAACAAGGATCACAAGTTCAGTCTTTTTGACTATCTTGAACATCACAAGGGAGTAAAGCTGAATAGATCTAGTGATGATATAAAGATGACTGATATTTCACTCAAATCAGTAGAATTAAACTACCGCAAGAAAGGGTGGGATTGGACTCAAGAGAACATCCCCATTGTGCCGGCAATGAGCTCTCTATCCGATGCAAGACAATCACTTGTTCTTATGGCTAAGGAATCTGCAGGGGCTCTGGGGTACTCAGCTTTTAGAGTGAAATCATTCACGCCAATTCGACCTTTCAGACctgatattgtttttgCACTTGCAATGccattttttattgtatTGAATTTGTCGCCGGACTTGATACTTCCTTACATATATAAGCTATGGCCACAATTGGGTGCTTTCTTAAAAGACAGAGCGGCGGGGATCCTTTATGCTATTATTGGGATTCATTTTGTGGAGGCATATGCTTTGATGAGGCCCCGCCTCAACAAGTATCGCGTACCGTATCCTGCTCGTCTGTTTTGGTACATTGCTGGTTTCGTTGAAGGATTTCCAGCTCTCTCCAGATTCGATGCCGAAGTTTCTCGCGTTAGTCACTAATCGTAAGGGAGTTAAAATAGTCGTTTAATTTCAATTGGATGATAACATATTTTAATAAAGAAAGCTGTACAAGATCTCTGCTTATGGCTCTCCCCTCAGACAGCTTAGTGGTTTTAAGTGCTATCGAAGGTTCACCTGTGATTTGTCGGATGGGGAATCTTGCTTTGCACGGGATATTTGGTCATTTGATACACGCTGTTGCTGATCTAAACAGATGCCCAGAACTGTATTAGGTCACTTATTTTATGACTTTTTAATCCATCTGAGAATTACATGTTATTTTGATATAATATTTAGCTTCCGGATTTGTGACCCAAACTACTCTCGTCTAGGAACCTGTGtaaattgattgattgatactCATATATTGTCTAATGTAGGTTTAAACCAGCGACACTATTGCATTTTTACTATCATATTCAGTAATATTGTCATTCGTTTGCTattgaattgaatgaatTTTCCCGAGAACTCGAAACATATGTGTCAAGAATTGTAAAAATTagaaaaaaagttgaataTGGCATTGCTATATAACCTACAAATCCCTTGAAAGCAAACTCCATGAGCATATGACATTTAAACAGTGATCCCAATGGAGCACAGTACATTAAGTTAGGGATCAATCACCTCAATCCAATCTTCAAGACACAAGCTTAGAGATGTTGTGAGCAATTGATTACATTATAGGTTAGATACTTGGATCATTTCATGAGAGCGGGGGTTACACGCTTTGGTCAAGAATTATCGTCTAAATGTTTCGTAAATGCAAATAATTGGGGGTAGAAAGCGGCTAATAGTAGAACTATTTTCTCAAGTTCATGGATTTTCTCTCCGAGAATCGCTGATAGTGGAATTAAGGTTTTGGGGGTTACCACTGATAGGCAGGGAATAGTGAGATATGTCTAAGATCATCTAGTAACCCCCACACTTGCCCCGCTAAATCCCCACTATGCAAGTACGGCATCTCCAGCGATAAACCCCAATCTCAACTTTTAACATTTAACTTCTTTGCATAAGCTAATTCCAGTTATTGTAAATTTGACGAACACTTATAAAAGCGATAGAATCTGGAGAAATATGTTTGAGGTTGGCTTGTACTTCAATATACTACTTACAAGATGATTGGTCTATATCAGAAAAATCTATCGGGATGTTGCGGACTGAGAGGGCGATCCATGCTGGTGGTCATGACCCTGATGAGCGGACTGGGTTTTATGACCGTTGGTGAGTATAGCTTAATCCAAGATAAAGAGTTTGAATAATCAACTAACAGAAGCACTTAGGTTTTGATAACGGTCTTATGGGTGGTGAGTCATGCTGTAAATTTTCTAGCAGCAGATATGACAGTTGATCTAACAAATATGACAGGATTTATCAATGGAGACCCATGGAATCAACAGTTTCACCATCCTAATAGTACTATTGTTGGTACAGTGGTGTCACTTTATGAAGTAGGCGGCTTTTTAGGGGGGCTTTTGTCATCTATGATTTGTGATAATTTTGGCCGTCGGCAATGTATCGGATTCGGTGCgatttttttgatagtTGGCGCCATATTACAGGCAACTTCATTTGAACTGGGGCAGCTAATGTTCGCAAGAATTGTCTCAGGTATCGGCGTGGGTTTACAGCAGTCTGCGATCCCCATTTTACAGTCTGAGGTTACACCAGCTAATCGTAGAGGACTGTACGCATGTGCGTATCTTACGATGTTAAACTTTGGCATAGTGTTAGCTTATTGGATTGATTATGGCGTAGGATTTACTACTAATAGTTTTGCTTGGAGATTTCCTACTGCTTTCCAGCTAGTATTTGTTATTGCTGTTTTTGCTCTTagttttgttgttgtggaaAGTCCGCGTTTCCTGGTCCTCAATaacagagaagaagatgcttGTGACGTCGTCAGTTGTATGCTTGACAAGGGGAGAGATGACCCTCATGTCATCGAGTTGCTgaatcaaatcaaaagcGCTGTCTTGGTTGAGATGACAGAAGGCTCTGGTACGTGGATGGATTTCATCAAGGACGACAATTTACAAAGCAGGCGTCGTTTGTGGTCAGCTTGTTTGGTCCAAATGTTTCAGCAAGGTAAGTCTAATCAACACGGATTTTTTATGGCGTGAACTGTGACTAACGTAACTTAAAAAGCGAATGGTGTCAATTTCATCATATACTATACTACCACATTGTTCTTGCAACTACACTTCTCTTCTAGGATGGCTAGTTTGATGTCTGGATTTTTGAAtctctttttgtttgtgttttcCTTTGTGCCTTGGTATCTAATTGATCGCATGGGCAGACGACCCTTATTTTTAATTGGAACTATGGGTCAACTGATTGCTTTAGTTGTATCTGCGGGTATGATTTATAAGATACAACAGGCTCCAGATAGTTCGAAAGCATATGCCGGTGTGGGTGCCGCGATGCTATTCGTTTATCTGGGAAGCTTCACGTTTGGAATGCAGGTGAGTACTACCCAACCTTTAATGTACTTTTGTTACCTAGAGAATATACACTAACCTATCAGGCAACAGTTTGGGTTTACCCAACCGAGGTTTTACCCTTGCGGTTGAGGTCAAAGGGGgcttcattttcaacagcTAGTAATTGGATCATCAACTTTGTCTGTACGATGATTACACCCGTCGCAGTTCAGAATATTGGTTACAAGACCTACATAATTTTCGCATGCTTCAACTTTgtatttcttttcattgtcttcttctacttcaaGGAGACTAAGGGTCTATCCCTGGAAGCTGTCGATATTCTATTTGCTAAAGATAGTGTCGATCCTCATAGTTTAGATGGATTAGACGCCACACATGGGGAGAAGACCCTACAAGAAGACGAGTTCAATGAGAGAACGAATGATTTTAAATATTAATGTatattgtttattgatGCTTTATTGTATTACTAGTTCAAATAGAGGTTTAGCTGTAGTCGACGGTCTGCGCGGCTGTTTATAATATGCGAAGGGTCTCACCAATTTCCAGTTGACCCCAGATTCAATCCCTACAGAGACCTATGCCCTCTCAGGCTTTAACATTACGGCGGAAACGTCTATTCGATAGGCATCTTTTACTATCAGTAGATGTTCTGGCTTATTCACAgctgattattatttatttgcacGAGTAAGTATGGAGCATGGCTAATCCCTGTCTGCGATTTGCTAACAGTTCGCAGTATATCTTTGTTACGGTTTGCTATTGGTGCTATCCTTCAGTTGACATTTCTTTCACCTCTAATATTGGATATTCAGCCACAAGTGAATTTTGATAAACGGCAGATTATTGTGTCAATTCTTATTTATAGTGCATTTTGTGTGCTGATGCACGCCTTGTCAGACTTACCAAAACCCAGTAGTGGTTTATATTTGCAAGGAGGACTGACAATAGAATTCATTGGAGTTCGAGCTCTAGAATCTAAATTCCCTTTATTTGTCTGGGATTTTATACTGCTCTCCCTGCAGCTCATAGCATTTGCGATAAACTTCCCAGTAAAGGACCATGCGAACAATCCAGGTACCCCTTCCTCTAGTCATCAAAATGAGAGTGGTACTAGGTCGGGATCCTCAAGAGATGATGCCCCTCTAACTGGAGCCGAGTTGGGTACGagtttttttgaaaatgaagatgaaccTGGCCAAGCAGTCCATCCATATTCGGGCCAGTTTTTGGTGTGCGATATCTCAATTTTTCAGTCACTGAGTCAAAACTGGGCAGAGGGTCGTCGAATCGCGGCACAAGCATCTGTCAGTGCCACAACAGGAGATGCCGAGTTGTCAAGGACAAATGATGTATAGAGGATTGCTAATGAAGTTCAAATAGGATACGGGCAGACGATTTTATGAAGCAAATATTCgtattataatatattaatttataaatCTGGGGCTTGAGTTCCAGTCTTTGTTTAATCTGTCTTACCCTCACTTTCACCATCTTTATATTCTGGAACGCCTTCGATCGGAGTCTTGGGGTGTTTCAGAATTGGTTTCAGCACGAATGTCCGTGCAGCAGACGGAGTGAGAGCAGGCACGGAAGACTGCCCATGTTTATGGTGCCCGTGATGAGGTTTGGATGGCGACTTTGGTTGTGCTTTCAAAGACGATTTAGTGGGTGCCTTGTGATCGGAATGACCTCCTTTACGATCATGATGAGCGGCCAACGATGACGAATATTCCTCTAAACCTGTTACCACCTCTGAACTTTGATTCAGTTGCGCCTGACTGCTGAACTGCTTTTTATAGCGAGATCCAACATTGTCATGAGCAGGAGGCGGTAAATCCTCAGGGTAAACTCTTTCTACTTTTGGTCTATCCTCTGTTTCCCATGGGAGTCGGACAACAGCCTTTCCTAACTTGGGAAACTGAAATCCACTGTTTTCATCTGATTCTTGTTCTTCgttgtcgtcttcatcctcatcttcatcttcatctatCTCATCGCCCTTATGAGACCATTTAAAGCTAGACCCGTAACCTTTTAAGCGCTCAGAAAACGATTGTGCTCCTTTCTTCCTGGAAGCTGGTTtagattttggttttgcAGGAGGGAGATCTTCAGGATAAACACGCTCAACAGGTGGTTGTGGAGTTGTCCAAAGCTTAGATGTAGGCTCTCCAAACTTGGGAAACCTAAAGCCTTCGTCCTTAGATGAAGGTTTCGGTTTATCCCATTCATTGTCATAGTTGGTAATGTTAAGGTTAGAGGCTTCGGGCTTTGAGTCAATAGGTGGAGTAAACTTGGTTGCATCCCATCTATCAACTGCTGGCGCAAATGTTTTAGCCTTCAAAGAAGTGATACGAAGACGTTCtagagctgctgctgcagcactggcagcatTCGCTGTAGCGtcggtagcagcagcctcttcagcCAATGTCTTGGGATCTTTGGGCAATGGCTCACTCTCGGGTTTAATAGTAAGTGACTCAGTTCCCACTTCCTTCTGAAGAGTTGTAACACTAACTGGCAGCCCCAACAGCTTTTCTCCATAATGTTGTCTATAGATGCTTCTCCATTTGAAGGCCATGTCTCGGTTTCCTGGAGCATCGCCTTGCCAGGGCTTGGTACTGCCGATGAAATGAACAATAGACACTTGAGAGTGATAGTAAGAATATGCAGGTAGGTACTGATACGACGTAGAGGGCGTCacattataaataaacggCAATCTGTTCCACTTTGAGTTCTCAGTGAAGTATTGGTTCAAAAGACCTTGGTCTCCACCATCAAATGAATACTTTCCAGATGTATCTAGAGCTCTGGTCTGGAGGTTCTCAAAAGTGCTTTTATTGGGGCATGCAACAAACACTCCACTGTTAAAAATATCTGGCCATCCAATATCAGGGGCTGCAGAAATACGATCCAGACACTGATCGTCATTATGATCCAACCATCTATCAGAGAACAAATCGTCGACATTCTTAAGAACTAGAGTGTCTGCATCCAGAAAAACAATTTTGGAAAATTGGGTCTGATTCCAAACATGGATCTTGGTATAAGCATTTGCCAGTTCCGGACGAGCCAATAACTGGAAACCAAAGGTCTGGTCATCGGCTACAATCGGATCCACTGGGATAATATGATCATACACCTTTGCTAGTTCTGATCTTGCGAATTCCGTCACTTGATTGGTGATTAGGATACCGCGAGGAAGGACTGAGCCAACGCCAATTAGTGAGCGCGCCAGAACTAGTGCACCTGGAAGATAATCATCCGAGTACAAAAGCGTCAAAAATGCGAATGACATCTTTGGCGAAGCCGAAATTGATCAGTTGATGAAGTAATTGACCAAAGTAATCCGATGCACTTCTTTTGTAACTAAGATGTACTGCTGATGAAATAGTGAGAGGTATAATAAAAGTTGAAACAAGATAAAAACACTATAAAAGCGTGACGTGACTCCTTCAATTTGTTTCGAATGCTTCTCAGTTGTATAAGTTGTGAGTATAGTATGTATCACAAGTTGGCTGGGCCGCTTTTTGCCAATGGCTCTAATGGAGATTTCGTAAGTTACTCAAATAACGATAACTCCAAGCTATGCTGAAATGCTCTTCATATAAAGGGTGTAATAGTtaccttttttttcaattgtctAATTCCTCTAAAGTTACTGATCGTTTTTCCTCTAAATAATTCCTAAGCCTCCcaacagaaaacaaatgcGATATGTATTGTTATGTAGTTCCCTCTCCTGCAAGCTGTACAGATCCCCCGCTTCTTTTTATCCGTGAAGGTTGCCTGTGTTTAGCCAATGCCTGTACAATAGGAAGTTCAAAACTTAAGTTAACTCGCAACACAATTGGTTTATACCATCCGTTGCTATAAAATGCTATCGCAAGACTTATCCCTCTTATTTTAAAAGTCCCTTAGCTTCGTCATTCGTTTCAATACAAAAAGAGCCAGCCTCTCTGCCATGTTTGTGGACTGATGTTTATCACTTACTAATTAGGTCACACTACAGGTATGGGATATGTTCAAGAGGGAAGCAGGCCAAACAATAAGGTGCGTGCCACAGCTCGATTCACACAGTAGGATACCCGTGCATTGGTTATGGATCAATCAATGGTCGAGTATCCGAAATTTCCATACGGATAAAATACTGCCAGCAACTTGGTTGTTGGCAGTTTACTTGTTCTTGGTTTTAAGCATATATCCCATTTTGCTGTCCTTATTATCCGCCTACGCTTCTTTAGGCCTAGGGTGTAGATCAAGTTTATTTCTGGACAGACTCCAGCCTGTTTTTGTCTATGGGTAAGGGGTATGTACTTTTTCTAgtttatcttatctttttgTTCTGGCCGTCAATCCATTTCAAAAGAACCAGGAATGCTCAATAAAGAATGCAGAGGGATTGGAAATATACTTTCAGTTCATACTTCAATTAGACATGGTATGCTTTGCACATGATTTGCGACTAGGAGTCAAGAATATATAACttgacaaacaaaaaaatgtcCAAGCAACTCCAAACCATGAATAAAAACCGAAAGGAATAGAGTAAAAAAATCGGGCCCAACCGGGAATCGAACCCGGGACCACTCGCAAACGACTTAGAGTTTTCAAGCAATTGATAACAAATGCATTGCCCTAAGCGAGTATTATACCCCTAAACCATCGGGCCGACTTTGGTTCAGTGAGGACGTACGTTTCCTATAAGCTAACCTCTTACATGTGATGACTTTTATTAGACTAAGTTTGATGACCCTCTGGTTTCATTATACAAGCCTTTGGGTTTGGGAAGTGGAAAACTAAATCTGCCCCTGAGTCCTACATAAGTTTTTGTCGATTTGGTCATGTTTCTATGTAGCATTCGTTGTTCTCTGCACCATATATGCAGGTTAAAAGTATATAATagaactaaaaaaaaaccatccagtagcagctgaCCTGTATAGACTTGTGAAACGCTCACCGCCGgtgatataaataatgaaatttgaaattctTGAACTGTATTGATTACTTATATAGTATAGGAGTCGAAATATGATTTCATGATGGATTGACATTGTTTTTGTCGATCTCTTTGGACTTCTGGCATGTAATTCCAAGTTTGTAATTGTATGTCTTCTTTTTACAGCCAGAGGAGTCTCACTTGCTCAGCCATAAAGTTGTATTCACAAGCTTGTGAATGAGATATATCTAGACATCGAATCAAGATGAGTATTTTAGTTGTGGGAGAAGTTGTCTGGAAATGTACTTAGACAATGCAGGATGCCAAGTTCATTAGACAAACAGTTAGCACAAAAAGAGACTAATAACTACAAGCAA
This window harbors:
- the STL1 gene encoding glucose-inactivated glycerol proton symporter STL1, yielding MTVDLTNMTGFINGDPWNQQFHHPNSTIVGTVVSLYEVGGFLGGLLSSMICDNFGRRQCIGFGAIFLIVGAILQATSFELGQLMFARIVSGIGVGLQQSAIPILQSEVTPANRRGLYACAYLTMLNFGIVLAYWIDYGVGFTTNSFAWRFPTAFQLVFVIAVFALSFVVVESPRFLVLNNREEDACDVVSCMLDKGRDDPHVIELLNQIKSAVLVEMTEGSGTWMDFIKDDNLQSRRRLWSACLVQMFQQGKSNQHGFFMA
- the GLG1 gene encoding glycogenin glucosyltransferase GLG1 (Glycogenin glucosyltransferase; self-glucosylating initiator of glycogen synthesis, also glucosylates n-dodecyl-beta-D-maltoside; similar to mammalian glycogenin; GLG1 has a paralog, GLG2, that arose from the whole genome duplication; GO_component: GO:0005575 - cellular_component [Evidence ND]; GO_function: GO:0008466 - glycogenin glucosyltransferase activity [Evidence IEA]; GO_function: GO:0008466 - glycogenin glucosyltransferase activity [Evidence IGI,ISS] [PMID 8524228]; GO_function: GO:0016740 - transferase activity [Evidence IEA]; GO_function: GO:0016757 - transferase activity, transferring glycosyl groups [Evidence IEA]; GO_process: GO:0005978 - glycogen biosynthetic process [Evidence IEA]; GO_process: GO:0005978 - glycogen biosynthetic process [Evidence IGI] [PMID 8524228]), which produces MSFAFLTLLYSDDYLPGALVLARSLIGVGSVLPRGILITNQVTEFARSELAKVYDHIIPVDPIVADDQTFGFQLLARPELANAYTKIHVWNQTQFSKIVFLDADTLVLKNVDDLFSDRWLDHNDDQCLDRISAAPDIGWPDIFNSGVFVACPNKSTFENLQTRALDTSGKYSFDGGDQGLLNQYFTENSKWNRLPFIYNVTPSTSYQYLPAYSYYHSQVSIVHFIGSTKPWQGDAPGNRDMAFKWRSIYRQHYGEKLLGLPVSVTTLQKEVGTESLTIKPESEPLPKDPKTLAEEAAATDATANAASAAAAALERLRITSLKAKTFAPAVDRWDATKFTPPIDSKPEASNLNITNYDNEWDKPKPSSKDEGFRFPKFGEPTSKLWTTPQPPVERVYPEDLPPAKPKSKPASRKKGAQSFSERLKGYGSSFKWSHKGDEIDEDEDEDEDDNEEQESDENSGFQFPKLGKAVVRLPWETEDRPKVERVYPEDLPPPAHDNVGSRYKKQFSSQAQLNQSSEVVTGLEEYSSSLAAHHDRKGGHSDHKAPTKSSLKAQPKSPSKPHHGHHKHGQSSVPALTPSAARTFVLKPILKHPKTPIEGVPEYKDGESEGKTD